Proteins encoded by one window of Geobacter sp. DSM 9736:
- a CDS encoding YeeE/YedE thiosulfate transporter family protein translates to MNVLRLKSWSPYLVGAAIGVLSWFAFASADRQIGITTAFEYSAALVQKAAAPQIAEQNTYYAEKANENKSPKIDWEWMLVVGVFIGAFVSSKLSGDRPGEKVPQLWRWRFGANPAARYTGAFAGGLIMMFGARVAQGCTSGHAISGFLQLALSSWIFAPVMFTAAVATAFLLYGREGRNHVG, encoded by the coding sequence GTGAATGTTTTACGCCTGAAGTCATGGTCCCCTTATCTGGTAGGCGCTGCGATAGGCGTTCTGAGCTGGTTCGCCTTTGCCAGTGCCGACAGGCAGATCGGCATCACCACTGCTTTCGAATACAGTGCTGCCCTTGTCCAAAAAGCCGCCGCACCGCAGATTGCCGAGCAGAACACCTATTATGCAGAGAAAGCGAATGAGAACAAATCACCGAAGATCGACTGGGAATGGATGCTGGTCGTCGGCGTATTCATAGGCGCCTTCGTGAGCTCAAAGCTCTCGGGGGATCGCCCGGGGGAAAAGGTACCACAGCTCTGGCGCTGGAGATTCGGTGCAAATCCCGCTGCACGTTATACCGGAGCATTCGCGGGGGGACTCATCATGATGTTCGGCGCACGGGTTGCGCAGGGATGCACCAGCGGCCATGCCATAAGCGGCTTCCTTCAACTGGCGCTGTCCAGCTGGATCTTCGCGCCGGTGATGTTTACGGCGGCGGTTGCAACGGCCTTCCTGCTGTACGGAAGGGAGGGGCGGAATCATGTTGGATGA
- a CDS encoding YeeE/YedE thiosulfate transporter family protein: protein MLDDPAKLLLGLLTGIVFGFLLQKGQVAKFHVILGQLLLKDWTVVKIMGTAVAVGTIGVNILVATGLASLHIQTASVGRVVGGGILFGIGMAIFGLCPGTSVAASGEGHRDAMVGVLGMLCGAALYVALFPWLQPLFKALPDYGKVTLPQATGTTTSLWAGGVALIFATGLILLRVRGSQLHPKR from the coding sequence ATGTTGGATGATCCTGCAAAACTTTTACTCGGACTTCTCACCGGGATTGTCTTCGGGTTCCTCCTGCAAAAGGGACAGGTCGCCAAGTTCCATGTGATACTCGGCCAGCTGCTGCTGAAGGATTGGACGGTTGTAAAAATCATGGGGACGGCGGTTGCCGTCGGCACGATCGGTGTGAACATCCTTGTCGCGACGGGACTGGCATCGCTACACATCCAGACTGCTTCCGTCGGGCGGGTCGTGGGAGGCGGGATTCTTTTCGGAATAGGAATGGCGATTTTCGGGCTCTGTCCCGGCACGAGCGTAGCGGCAAGCGGTGAAGGGCACAGGGACGCCATGGTGGGGGTGCTCGGGATGCTCTGCGGCGCAGCGCTGTACGTGGCTCTGTTTCCGTGGCTCCAGCCCCTTTTCAAGGCGCTGCCCGACTACGGCAAGGTCACGCTGCCGCAGGCCACCGGAACAACCACCTCGCTCTGGGCAGGAGGGGTCGCTCTGATTTTCGCCACGGGGCTTATCCTGCTCCGGGTCCGGGGCTCGCAGCTACATCCGAAACGGTAA
- a CDS encoding DUF1440 domain-containing protein: MDTATSRVDGKMLITAAAAGLLASAITGLADRLLDRLVSEEQKKRDRQVRKGTAHAVAGPYFAEKIAGHELTETGQKRARAAFSITYSLVWGTIYTLLRKKYPQLARGAGLPFALPFFFACDGLLAPLLGVSPSLKKVPWQPKAKEMVNHLAWTAAAEMVLRGTGRGTQRTWPAGQPGRA; encoded by the coding sequence ATGGACACTGCAACATCGCGAGTAGACGGAAAGATGCTCATCACCGCTGCGGCTGCCGGTCTCCTTGCATCCGCCATCACAGGCCTGGCCGACAGGCTACTGGATCGCCTGGTGAGCGAAGAGCAGAAAAAACGTGACCGGCAGGTAAGAAAAGGAACGGCTCACGCCGTCGCAGGGCCATATTTTGCCGAGAAAATAGCGGGACACGAACTTACTGAAACGGGACAGAAACGGGCACGCGCAGCTTTCAGCATTACCTATTCCCTCGTCTGGGGGACGATCTACACACTTCTCAGAAAAAAATACCCGCAGCTTGCAAGGGGAGCCGGCCTTCCCTTCGCCCTTCCCTTCTTCTTTGCCTGCGACGGATTACTGGCGCCCCTGCTGGGGGTTTCGCCGAGCCTGAAGAAGGTGCCGTGGCAGCCGAAGGCGAAGGAGATGGTTAACCACCTCGCCTGGACGGCGGCGGCCGAGATGGTGCTTCGGGGGACGGGAAGAGGGACTCAGCGCACATGGCCTGCAGGTCAGCCGGGAAGGGCATAG
- a CDS encoding sterol desaturase family protein — protein MARSREIMYRELPSWLNAVLVFGTLATVVFFEMKRPLRKSRQSKASRDTRNVFMSLTTAATIALTEKPVTAPLSRMVERHGIGLLKLRRLPVWADLLLSVVLLDYTLYIWHYLTHKVPFLWRFHLAHHVDLDLDASTALRFHAGEMLLSVPWRTAQVAVIGVSPLGLALWQTLTLMEIMFHHSNTRLPFDVERRLCRVIVTPRMHGIHHSIVQDETDSNWSTIFSWPDYLHRTIRLNVPQDRITIGVAAYQNPEELTTGKILKLPFVVDRPSWHMVDDGKPQREPLPGPVTSLAEETGPKVPAAPSEEDITGLPLHEFWQGLRRRWSASITGRA, from the coding sequence ATGGCACGATCACGAGAAATAATGTACCGGGAACTTCCCTCATGGCTCAATGCAGTCCTGGTCTTCGGGACCCTTGCAACGGTGGTGTTCTTCGAAATGAAGCGCCCGCTGCGCAAGTCGAGGCAAAGCAAGGCTTCCCGCGACACCAGGAATGTTTTCATGTCGCTCACGACGGCAGCGACCATAGCACTCACGGAAAAACCGGTTACCGCCCCACTCTCCCGGATGGTGGAGCGGCACGGCATCGGCCTGCTGAAGCTCCGCCGGCTGCCGGTGTGGGCCGACCTGCTCCTTTCCGTGGTACTCCTCGATTACACGCTCTACATCTGGCACTACCTTACCCACAAGGTGCCCTTTCTCTGGCGCTTCCACCTCGCCCACCACGTGGACCTGGATCTGGACGCCTCGACGGCGCTTCGGTTCCACGCGGGAGAGATGCTCCTTTCCGTGCCGTGGCGCACAGCTCAGGTGGCAGTTATCGGCGTTTCGCCCCTCGGTCTGGCGCTGTGGCAGACGCTGACCCTAATGGAGATCATGTTCCACCATTCCAACACCCGGCTGCCCTTCGACGTTGAGCGCCGATTGTGCAGGGTGATCGTAACCCCTCGGATGCACGGGATTCATCACTCCATCGTCCAGGATGAAACGGATTCAAACTGGTCCACCATTTTCAGCTGGCCCGACTATCTCCACCGCACCATCCGGCTGAACGTCCCCCAGGACAGGATCACCATCGGAGTGGCGGCTTATCAGAACCCTGAAGAACTCACTACCGGGAAGATCCTCAAGCTGCCGTTCGTCGTGGACCGGCCCAGCTGGCACATGGTGGACGACGGCAAGCCGCAGCGCGAGCCGTTACCGGGCCCGGTGACCTCACTGGCAGAAGAAACCGGACCGAAGGTGCCCGCAGCTCCTTCGGAAGAGGATATCACAGGGCTGCCGTTGCACGAATTCTGGCAGGGGCTCAGAAGGAGGTGGAGCGCTTCCATCACCGGAAGAGCGTGA
- a CDS encoding heavy metal translocating P-type ATPase, with protein sequence MDQDKTIAPSGMDTAKDPVCGMDVSPASAAGSAEYSGHTWYFCSARCVEKFRVSPETYLKKEAHKDSISSDTEYTCPMHPDVRQTGPGSCPKCGMALEPTTPAPSPGVEYTCPMHPEIIRSEPGSCPICGMALEPRTVTAGEEPNPELSDMSRRFRIGLLFALPVFLIAMGEMMFARSLHPALYGRPAALAQLVLATPVVLWGGWPFLRRGWQSIVNRSLNMFTLIAIGTGTAYVYSVVATLFPGIFPASFRGHGGQIAVYFEAAAVITVLVLLGQVLELRARSRTGSAIRALLQLAPATARRLSETGEEEVPLEQVLPGDRLRVRPGEKVPVDGVVREGLSSVDESMITGEPIPVEKPPGSRVTGGTVNGTGSFIMEAERVGSDTLLSRIVRMVGEAQRSRAPIQRLADLVSSWFVPAVIASAIITFIVWSLVGPEPSMAYALVNAVAVLIIACPCALGLATPMSIMVGTGRGAIAGVLIRNAEALEVLEKVDTLVVDKTGTLTEGKPRLVTVSTEPEFDEQEVLRLAGSLERGSEHPLAAAIVKGAEERGMALAEAREFETLPGKGVIGRVEGRSILLGNRQLFAEKGIPPGSLPERAEALRREGQTVMLVAMDGSPAGIIGVADPVKQTTGEAIRLLHDEGVRIVMLTGDSRATAEAVARKLGIDEVVAEVLPHEKSDAVSRLQESGGTVAMAGDGINDAPALARAHVGIAMGTGADVAMESAGITLVKGDLRGIARARRLSRATMRNIRQNLFFAFIYNVLGVPIAAGVLYPAFGLLLSPMIASAAMTFSSVSVIANALRLRKVDL encoded by the coding sequence ATGGATCAGGACAAGACAATCGCCCCCTCGGGGATGGACACGGCAAAGGACCCGGTCTGCGGAATGGACGTCTCACCTGCCTCGGCAGCCGGCTCCGCGGAATATTCAGGGCACACCTGGTACTTTTGCAGCGCCCGTTGTGTCGAGAAGTTCCGTGTCTCCCCCGAAACGTACCTGAAAAAAGAAGCGCACAAGGACTCAATCTCTTCGGATACCGAATACACCTGCCCGATGCATCCCGACGTCCGGCAAACCGGCCCCGGCTCCTGCCCGAAGTGCGGCATGGCCCTCGAACCCACGACTCCAGCGCCTTCGCCCGGCGTCGAGTATACCTGCCCCATGCACCCCGAGATCATCCGCTCCGAGCCGGGCTCCTGCCCCATCTGTGGAATGGCGCTGGAGCCGCGGACGGTCACGGCGGGGGAAGAGCCGAACCCGGAGCTTTCGGACATGAGCCGCCGTTTCCGGATCGGCCTCCTGTTCGCCTTGCCGGTCTTCCTCATTGCCATGGGGGAGATGATGTTCGCCCGCTCACTCCACCCCGCTCTCTACGGGCGCCCTGCCGCTCTTGCGCAGCTCGTCCTGGCAACTCCGGTGGTGCTCTGGGGTGGGTGGCCTTTCTTAAGGCGCGGCTGGCAGTCCATCGTCAACAGAAGCCTCAACATGTTCACCCTCATTGCCATCGGCACCGGCACCGCCTACGTCTACAGCGTCGTCGCCACCCTCTTCCCCGGGATTTTCCCCGCCTCGTTTCGCGGCCACGGCGGCCAGATCGCCGTCTATTTCGAAGCGGCGGCAGTCATCACCGTGCTCGTGCTCCTGGGCCAAGTCCTGGAGCTGCGGGCGCGCAGCCGAACCGGCAGCGCAATCAGAGCGCTGCTTCAGCTTGCGCCGGCGACGGCCCGAAGGCTTTCGGAAACCGGTGAAGAGGAGGTTCCCCTCGAACAGGTGCTGCCGGGGGACCGGCTGCGGGTACGCCCGGGAGAGAAGGTGCCTGTGGACGGTGTTGTGCGCGAAGGGCTGAGCTCGGTGGATGAATCGATGATAACCGGCGAACCCATTCCGGTGGAGAAGCCACCGGGAAGCCGGGTCACCGGAGGGACGGTAAACGGCACCGGGAGCTTCATCATGGAAGCGGAGCGGGTTGGGAGCGATACCCTGCTCTCCCGGATCGTGCGGATGGTGGGGGAAGCACAGCGGAGCCGGGCGCCGATCCAGCGCCTGGCGGACCTCGTCTCCTCATGGTTCGTGCCGGCAGTGATTGCAAGCGCAATCATCACCTTCATCGTCTGGAGCCTCGTCGGTCCCGAGCCATCCATGGCCTATGCACTCGTGAACGCGGTGGCGGTGCTCATCATCGCATGCCCGTGCGCCTTGGGGCTCGCCACCCCCATGTCCATCATGGTCGGAACGGGGCGCGGAGCGATAGCGGGGGTTCTGATAAGGAATGCGGAGGCGCTGGAAGTGCTCGAAAAGGTGGATACTCTGGTGGTGGACAAGACCGGCACCCTCACCGAGGGGAAACCCCGCCTCGTCACCGTGTCTACCGAACCCGAATTCGATGAACAGGAGGTTCTTCGCCTGGCGGGCAGTCTCGAACGGGGGAGTGAGCACCCCCTTGCAGCGGCCATAGTAAAAGGCGCCGAAGAGAGAGGCATGGCACTGGCCGAGGCACGGGAATTCGAGACGCTTCCCGGCAAGGGGGTTATCGGGAGGGTCGAGGGGCGCTCCATACTTCTCGGGAACCGCCAGCTTTTCGCTGAAAAGGGAATCCCTCCGGGTTCTCTCCCGGAGCGGGCTGAGGCCCTTCGCCGGGAAGGACAGACAGTAATGCTCGTGGCGATGGACGGCAGCCCCGCCGGCATCATAGGCGTTGCCGACCCGGTAAAGCAAACGACGGGAGAGGCAATCCGCCTTCTCCACGATGAGGGGGTGAGGATCGTCATGCTTACCGGCGACAGCCGCGCCACCGCAGAGGCAGTGGCACGGAAGCTCGGCATCGACGAGGTTGTGGCGGAGGTGCTCCCCCACGAGAAGAGTGACGCGGTATCCCGCCTCCAGGAATCGGGGGGCACAGTCGCGATGGCGGGGGACGGGATCAACGACGCACCGGCTCTCGCCCGCGCGCACGTGGGGATCGCCATGGGAACGGGCGCCGACGTCGCCATGGAGAGCGCAGGAATTACCCTCGTAAAGGGGGATCTGCGCGGCATCGCCCGAGCCCGCCGCTTGAGCCGGGCCACCATGAGGAACATCAGGCAGAACCTCTTTTTCGCCTTCATCTACAACGTGCTCGGCGTGCCCATTGCTGCGGGTGTCCTCTACCCGGCATTCGGGCTGCTGCTCAGCCCCATGATCGCCAGCGCGGCCATGACGTTCAGTTCGGTGTCGGTGATAGCGAACGCGCTGCGGCTTCGCAAGGTCGATCTGTAA
- the pal gene encoding peptidoglycan-associated lipoprotein Pal, protein MNRIFSKYFTVVALGVLVAGGCARKDLVKKEELTAPAATVLNAEAPAGTDSSDQAAIEEQAVKETPVGGRPADNAGKSLAQELALENIFFDFDSYLLSPAARDALTRNAREIKGKSGVKFRIEGHCDERGSDEYNLALGEKRGKAALEYLVTLGVPAERLSVISYGKEKPAVPGSDEASWAKNRRDEFVVTAQ, encoded by the coding sequence ATGAATAGGATATTCAGCAAATATTTTACTGTTGTCGCGCTTGGAGTACTTGTCGCCGGCGGCTGTGCCAGGAAGGACCTGGTGAAAAAGGAGGAACTCACTGCACCCGCAGCAACGGTACTAAATGCGGAAGCACCTGCCGGCACCGACTCCAGTGATCAAGCCGCCATCGAAGAGCAAGCGGTCAAGGAGACTCCTGTGGGTGGCAGACCGGCAGATAACGCAGGCAAGTCCCTGGCTCAGGAGCTCGCCCTGGAAAACATCTTCTTCGACTTCGATTCGTACCTTCTGTCGCCTGCCGCCCGTGATGCACTCACTCGGAATGCCCGCGAGATAAAAGGCAAGTCCGGCGTTAAATTCCGAATCGAAGGGCACTGCGACGAACGGGGCTCGGACGAGTACAATCTGGCCCTCGGTGAAAAGAGGGGAAAGGCCGCACTGGAATATCTGGTAACGTTGGGAGTTCCGGCGGAAAGGCTGTCGGTAATCAGCTACGGTAAAGAGAAACCTGCCGTCCCGGGGAGTGATGAAGCTTCGTGGGCGAAAAACCGGCGGGACGAATTCGTGGTAACGGCACAATAG
- a CDS encoding tetratricopeptide repeat protein — translation MKNMQKLLLLMLFASISCGFTWGFGEENKCDKAKDIVRNLSGNEDERRNQEEKALELCPDGAAANFVEALRREEAGETEQAVARYRKALALDDTLSVAHGNLGLLLAQRGDVSEASVELTRGLMGKADPQYHKALAEILLGQKAYHLAAFHYSEAARAFPGDSPVMIGLAEAMFGAERLEDAERELSRILAVEPDNQRARLLRARVYLSLDRPDEALAELENASVRNPEDRNIHRFMADILKDRGDYENAMKEYRLAGAADTIDPAEYIRTGDERYSEGDFEKAADAFEAALSVKPEQPDVLQKLGDAFMAAGRDDEAIAAYRKAVSLKGADGDLFYNLGVLNERKGLLDESATQYRQALKLSPANGDARRRLAEIYFLRGDFEEAAEQYKELIKVRNDNPVLHLKLGKVYEKGKKYPEALAEYQEAVRLAPDNLEARRELASLFTRRGLVDGAEAQYREVLRLKKEDSDARSALIAIAVKKKRYEDLFVLLKEGSELYPQDPGAHYKLGIIYEFRKDFEAAIAEYEKTVGLKSDHAKGLNALGRLYLKKGQIKEAREALEAAKKADPNLDEPPLLLSRIKNDLSPEPAQYKKKAGKKQKKIVKKKTKQKNVKHTPKQKKTKRR, via the coding sequence ATGAAAAATATGCAAAAATTATTGCTACTTATGCTTTTCGCCTCCATATCCTGCGGTTTCACCTGGGGGTTCGGAGAAGAGAATAAATGTGACAAAGCCAAGGATATCGTAAGAAATCTATCCGGCAATGAGGACGAGCGGAGGAATCAGGAGGAAAAAGCACTGGAACTTTGCCCTGACGGGGCGGCAGCCAATTTCGTAGAGGCTCTGCGCCGTGAGGAAGCGGGAGAAACGGAACAGGCCGTCGCCCGGTACCGCAAGGCGTTGGCCCTAGATGATACGCTCTCGGTTGCTCACGGCAACCTGGGGCTTCTGCTGGCGCAAAGAGGGGATGTTTCCGAGGCGTCGGTCGAGCTTACCAGAGGGCTGATGGGAAAGGCGGACCCGCAATACCACAAGGCGCTGGCAGAGATTCTCCTTGGACAGAAGGCGTATCACCTGGCTGCCTTCCATTATTCCGAAGCAGCCCGGGCTTTCCCTGGAGACAGCCCGGTCATGATCGGCCTGGCCGAAGCAATGTTCGGCGCGGAGCGGTTAGAGGACGCAGAAAGGGAACTCTCCCGTATCCTGGCTGTGGAGCCGGACAACCAACGCGCACGCCTCCTGCGGGCAAGGGTGTACCTCTCCCTCGACCGGCCGGATGAAGCCCTGGCGGAGCTTGAGAACGCCTCTGTCAGGAACCCGGAAGACAGGAACATTCACCGGTTCATGGCCGACATCCTCAAAGACAGGGGAGATTATGAGAATGCCATGAAAGAATACCGGCTTGCCGGAGCTGCCGACACAATCGACCCAGCCGAATACATCCGCACGGGTGACGAACGCTACTCGGAAGGCGACTTCGAGAAGGCAGCCGACGCCTTCGAGGCTGCCCTGAGCGTTAAGCCCGAGCAGCCCGACGTTCTTCAGAAACTCGGGGATGCCTTCATGGCGGCCGGCCGTGACGATGAAGCCATTGCCGCATACCGTAAGGCCGTCTCCCTGAAGGGTGCCGACGGCGATCTTTTCTACAACCTTGGAGTTCTTAACGAGCGCAAGGGTCTCCTCGATGAGTCGGCAACCCAGTACCGGCAGGCTTTGAAGCTCTCCCCGGCCAACGGTGACGCCCGCAGGAGGCTCGCTGAGATATATTTTCTGCGGGGGGACTTCGAGGAAGCGGCGGAGCAGTACAAGGAACTCATCAAAGTCAGGAACGACAATCCCGTACTCCATTTGAAACTGGGAAAGGTTTACGAGAAGGGGAAGAAGTACCCGGAGGCGCTGGCGGAGTATCAGGAAGCAGTACGGCTCGCCCCTGACAATCTTGAGGCCCGCAGAGAACTGGCATCTCTTTTCACTAGAAGGGGCCTGGTGGACGGAGCAGAAGCCCAGTACCGGGAGGTGCTTCGCCTTAAAAAGGAAGACTCGGATGCACGCTCCGCGCTCATTGCAATTGCCGTAAAAAAGAAACGATACGAGGATCTCTTCGTCCTGCTCAAGGAGGGTTCCGAGCTTTACCCTCAGGATCCCGGAGCCCACTACAAGTTGGGAATCATCTACGAATTCAGGAAGGATTTCGAAGCGGCCATTGCCGAATATGAAAAAACCGTCGGACTGAAGAGCGACCATGCGAAGGGACTGAACGCCCTTGGGCGGCTCTATCTGAAAAAAGGGCAGATCAAAGAAGCCAGAGAGGCTCTCGAAGCCGCCAAAAAAGCGGACCCGAACCTCGACGAGCCGCCGCTGCTCCTCAGCCGGATAAAGAATGACCTGTCGCCCGAACCGGCCCAGTATAAGAAAAAAGCCGGCAAAAAGCAGAAGAAGATCGTCAAAAAGAAGACGAAACAAAAAAATGTGAAGCACACGCCCAAGCAGAAGAAGACGAAACGGCGGTAA
- a CDS encoding sensor histidine kinase, translating into MTMMSGIFDMMARGGMFRLFTACIRRNLLILAGILALPAVGIAINDVFSERRESIAQAQADSERLAVDIASEMENLVAGAQQLASALAQSSEIRNQDQERTELILRKIRGLNPQYVNLAVSDRTGRLWASAAPRRSPVSVADRRYFKNASATRRFSSGEFGIGRTFRKPTINFGYPMEDRIGELEGIISLNFDLDFFRDLLKRSGLPPGSMYAITDHRGTIISRGIAPAAYVGKPLDLTLFRHIKSDPDKSQFTGSGLDGATEFFISHRKLFLAGETDPYVYIVSGIPVDAVVQKANKALLLKLSVLVPFILAALLVVLLIAKFSIIDRISALEATSQRIAAGDLEVRVPEFVKGGELGEFAAAFDFMAASLAEDMRRRESAEAALAEKQHQLEELNCTLEGRIAEAVAEIRQKDQALIQQSRQAAMGEMITYIGHQWKQPLNNIALLVQTLGVKYELDQASKDDVKSTIERTLENIGFMSRTIDDFRNFLRYDKEKKTFVVNELVGWSLNFISPSFSSCGISVDLKAEGEFRVIGYPNEFIQVLLNILNNARDIFLERDVRDPQVQIVISSENNRSVVAIRDNGGGIPEEILPMIFQPYFTTKKEGSGTGIGLYMSKVIIEKNMNGSLTARNVGNGAEFRIEI; encoded by the coding sequence ATGACGATGATGTCCGGCATCTTCGACATGATGGCGAGGGGTGGCATGTTCAGACTGTTCACTGCATGCATAAGAAGGAACCTTCTGATCCTGGCAGGGATTCTGGCTCTGCCCGCGGTTGGAATAGCCATCAATGATGTATTTTCAGAAAGGCGGGAATCCATCGCCCAAGCCCAGGCGGATTCAGAGCGCCTTGCCGTGGATATCGCATCGGAGATGGAGAATCTCGTTGCCGGTGCACAGCAACTGGCCAGCGCGCTGGCTCAATCATCCGAAATAAGAAATCAGGACCAGGAGAGAACCGAACTTATTCTCCGGAAAATCCGGGGGTTGAATCCTCAGTATGTAAATCTCGCGGTTTCCGACCGGACCGGAAGATTGTGGGCCTCTGCAGCGCCGAGGAGATCCCCTGTTTCGGTTGCGGACAGGAGGTACTTCAAAAACGCTTCGGCGACGAGAAGATTTTCATCAGGCGAATTCGGGATCGGCAGAACTTTCAGGAAACCGACCATTAACTTCGGCTATCCCATGGAGGACCGGATAGGGGAACTCGAGGGTATCATCTCCCTGAATTTCGATCTGGACTTTTTCAGGGATCTTCTCAAGCGCTCAGGCCTCCCACCAGGCTCCATGTATGCGATTACAGATCATAGGGGAACCATTATAAGCAGGGGCATCGCACCTGCAGCTTATGTCGGGAAACCTCTGGACCTGACGTTGTTCAGGCACATAAAGTCGGACCCCGACAAGAGTCAGTTCACCGGTTCAGGCCTCGACGGTGCAACAGAGTTTTTCATAAGCCACCGAAAGCTTTTCCTCGCCGGTGAAACAGATCCATATGTCTATATCGTCAGCGGAATCCCCGTAGATGCGGTCGTACAGAAAGCAAACAAGGCTCTCCTTTTGAAGCTGAGCGTTCTTGTCCCCTTCATACTTGCGGCGCTTCTGGTAGTGCTGCTCATAGCCAAATTTTCGATAATCGATCGTATTTCCGCACTGGAGGCAACGTCGCAACGGATTGCCGCCGGGGATCTGGAGGTCAGGGTTCCTGAGTTCGTGAAGGGGGGAGAACTGGGAGAGTTTGCCGCCGCCTTTGATTTTATGGCTGCTTCCCTTGCCGAGGACATGCGTCGGCGGGAATCGGCCGAGGCGGCCCTTGCAGAGAAGCAGCACCAGCTGGAAGAATTGAATTGCACCCTTGAGGGCAGAATTGCCGAAGCAGTCGCGGAAATTCGCCAAAAGGACCAGGCCCTGATTCAGCAGAGCAGGCAGGCAGCGATGGGAGAGATGATTACCTACATCGGCCATCAATGGAAACAGCCGCTCAACAATATTGCGCTTCTGGTTCAAACTTTGGGAGTGAAGTACGAACTGGATCAGGCATCGAAAGATGATGTGAAGTCCACCATCGAGAGAACCCTTGAAAATATCGGATTCATGTCGCGGACGATCGATGATTTCCGCAATTTTCTCAGATACGACAAAGAGAAAAAAACTTTTGTGGTGAATGAGCTGGTTGGATGGAGCCTCAACTTCATATCTCCCTCTTTTTCCAGTTGTGGAATTTCAGTAGACCTGAAGGCGGAAGGGGAATTCAGGGTAATCGGATATCCGAATGAATTCATCCAGGTCTTGCTCAATATTCTGAACAACGCTCGCGACATCTTCCTGGAGCGTGATGTCCGCGACCCGCAGGTGCAGATCGTGATATCCAGCGAGAACAACAGGTCTGTAGTTGCCATCAGGGATAACGGAGGGGGGATACCGGAAGAAATACTGCCCATGATATTCCAGCCCTACTTTACAACCAAGAAGGAGGGGAGCGGGACCGGCATAGGGCTCTACATGTCGAAGGTGATCATCGAGAAGAACATGAACGGGAGTCTCACTGCCCGTAACGTAGGCAACGGAGCCGAGTTCAGGATTGAAATTTGA
- a CDS encoding ComF family protein, which yields MSLFREPLKIFCRAALDIIFPPRCHFCGSWMSNGNDLHLCDECLREMRSISSPLCTACGIPFRTEGGINHLCSVCSTRHPPLTMRGALLYEGKARELIHRFKYQHKVQICRPLGLFTAELLGNFVSAASPSLIIPVPLHPRKLRERGFNQSLLLGQVLARQWRVPLCRRSLRRTRFTLPQTELSAEERAANVRGAFAVWDDAAIRGKRILLVDDVCTTGSTIRECAKVLLRSGSEEVFAVTVARAPL from the coding sequence ATGTCACTGTTCAGGGAACCTCTGAAGATTTTTTGCCGGGCGGCTCTCGACATCATATTTCCACCTCGCTGCCATTTCTGCGGCTCCTGGATGTCGAACGGAAACGATCTCCACCTCTGCGATGAATGCCTCCGGGAGATGCGCTCCATTTCCTCCCCCCTCTGCACGGCATGCGGCATCCCCTTCAGGACGGAAGGCGGGATCAACCACCTCTGCTCGGTTTGCAGCACAAGACACCCTCCCCTCACGATGCGCGGAGCTCTGCTGTATGAGGGGAAAGCTCGGGAGCTGATCCACCGCTTCAAGTACCAGCACAAGGTTCAGATTTGTCGTCCACTGGGTCTCTTTACGGCAGAGCTGCTAGGTAATTTCGTATCTGCGGCTTCACCATCCCTGATCATCCCCGTCCCACTCCACCCGCGGAAACTACGGGAACGTGGATTCAACCAGTCTCTGCTCCTCGGTCAGGTGCTCGCACGGCAGTGGCGTGTCCCCCTCTGCCGGCGAAGCCTGCGCCGCACCCGATTCACCCTTCCGCAGACCGAACTCTCCGCGGAAGAGCGGGCGGCCAACGTGAGGGGAGCGTTCGCCGTATGGGATGACGCAGCAATCAGGGGAAAACGTATCCTTCTGGTCGACGACGTCTGCACCACCGGAAGCACCATAAGGGAATGCGCAAAGGTTCTTCTCCGCTCCGGCTCAGAAGAGGTATTTGCAGTCACGGTCGCCCGCGCACCCTTGTGA